A stretch of the candidate division KSB1 bacterium genome encodes the following:
- a CDS encoding TonB-dependent receptor, producing the protein MLCPWGGLAETGRLGTIRGQVLDGSTGSPLPGANVMLAGTPYGAATDEEGEFVIPRVHPGRYTVVVRMMGYKRSEQEVVLRPGDSVTILFRLQPFALELGQVVVTASRLEQDIREAPATVHAISAGELARYNASTVGSILRYLPGVQVAGSNISIRGSSGFSGGLGSRVLLLVDGIPFLTPDQGDIDWDVIPLVAIRQVEVLKGPGSAVYGSNAMGGVVNIRPAFPGEERQVLLRTITGVYDQPSHRSWRWSQRTRYFGSAFVDYQQRLGPVGIALTAGWKEDMSYKENDDSKGWVFTGLGRWSIGPNAVLDLIGGMKKAESGSFVYWRNLNHALNIGNEPLTSYTRTIEESAYLFPVLTRVLSDRSYYRLRLRWREIHTEDWRVPRPGAPVRLPREKYRGSDGSTLGAEWQFNTRPSVLTDLVFGIDLDRASVESIQYGKRSVADVSVYAQVEHRPTFPLRTSLGVRWDEQLSAGGRSMVGQLNPKLGVTYQLREEGILRASVSRGFRAPSIAEKFISTVASNIRIIPNPDLRPERNWSAEIGYNHTMGAFLNLDASVFASRYADLIEPQLVPGLLQVQFRNVARARIFGSELVARAEIWPKRLRARLGYTYLDTKDLSMLPDGTPSPDHGKPLKYRSRNNLVSSLDATIGPFFAVADFRYLSKVESVDRITNIPDMDKQVPTYVLDLRAGWKSRRLSLEAALENALQYYYVVSPGNLGPLRNFSLQLQWLL; encoded by the coding sequence GTGCTCTGTCCATGGGGCGGACTGGCAGAAACGGGTCGTCTGGGCACCATACGCGGGCAGGTGCTGGATGGGAGCACAGGCTCTCCCCTTCCTGGCGCGAACGTGATGCTGGCTGGCACACCCTATGGGGCGGCCACAGACGAGGAAGGGGAGTTCGTAATCCCCCGCGTTCACCCGGGTCGCTACACGGTGGTGGTGCGGATGATGGGCTACAAGAGGAGCGAGCAGGAGGTAGTCCTGCGGCCTGGGGATTCGGTGACGATTCTGTTCCGTTTGCAGCCCTTTGCCCTTGAGTTAGGGCAGGTGGTGGTCACCGCGAGCCGCCTCGAGCAAGACATCCGCGAAGCGCCGGCCACGGTGCACGCCATTAGCGCTGGGGAGCTTGCCCGCTACAACGCCAGCACCGTCGGGAGCATCCTCCGGTATCTTCCCGGTGTGCAGGTGGCGGGGTCGAACATCAGCATTCGCGGGTCCAGTGGATTCTCCGGGGGCCTGGGTTCGCGCGTCCTTCTCCTTGTCGACGGCATCCCCTTTCTCACCCCGGACCAAGGGGATATTGACTGGGACGTCATCCCCCTGGTTGCCATTCGGCAAGTGGAGGTTCTGAAAGGTCCGGGTTCCGCCGTCTACGGGTCGAATGCCATGGGCGGGGTTGTGAATATCCGACCGGCATTTCCAGGCGAAGAACGTCAGGTACTTCTGCGCACGATCACCGGCGTCTACGATCAGCCGAGCCATCGGAGCTGGCGCTGGTCCCAGCGGACCCGCTACTTTGGAAGCGCCTTTGTGGACTACCAGCAGCGCCTCGGCCCCGTAGGGATCGCCCTGACGGCGGGGTGGAAAGAGGACATGAGCTACAAGGAGAACGATGACAGCAAAGGGTGGGTCTTTACCGGCCTGGGCCGTTGGAGTATCGGGCCTAACGCCGTCCTTGACCTCATCGGAGGGATGAAGAAGGCCGAAAGCGGAAGCTTTGTCTACTGGCGCAATCTGAACCACGCGCTGAACATCGGCAACGAGCCCCTCACGAGCTACACCCGCACGATCGAGGAGAGTGCCTATCTGTTTCCCGTGCTGACGCGCGTCCTCAGCGATCGAAGCTATTACCGGCTGCGCCTGCGCTGGCGGGAGATCCACACCGAGGACTGGCGCGTCCCAAGGCCGGGAGCGCCGGTACGGTTACCCAGGGAGAAGTACCGTGGCTCCGATGGCTCCACCCTCGGCGCCGAGTGGCAATTCAACACCCGTCCTTCCGTCCTCACCGATCTTGTCTTCGGGATCGATCTCGATCGCGCCTCGGTAGAGTCCATCCAGTACGGAAAGCGAAGTGTAGCCGATGTCTCCGTCTACGCCCAGGTCGAACACAGACCCACCTTTCCGCTTCGCACAAGCCTCGGGGTGCGGTGGGATGAGCAACTCAGCGCTGGTGGGAGATCGATGGTGGGGCAGTTGAACCCCAAGCTGGGCGTGACCTACCAGTTGCGCGAGGAGGGGATTCTGCGCGCCTCCGTAAGCCGCGGCTTCCGGGCGCCATCCATTGCGGAGAAGTTCATCTCCACCGTGGCGAGCAATATTCGCATCATTCCGAACCCCGATCTCCGGCCGGAACGCAATTGGTCTGCTGAAATCGGGTACAACCACACGATGGGGGCTTTCCTCAACCTGGACGCCTCTGTTTTTGCGTCGCGGTACGCAGATCTCATTGAGCCGCAGTTGGTGCCCGGGTTGCTGCAAGTGCAGTTTCGCAACGTGGCGCGCGCTCGCATCTTCGGCTCGGAGCTCGTGGCGCGAGCCGAGATTTGGCCCAAGCGGTTGCGGGCACGCCTCGGCTACACATACCTTGATACCAAGGACCTATCGATGCTGCCCGACGGAACTCCCTCTCCCGACCACGGGAAACCTCTGAAATACCGCTCGCGGAACAATCTTGTATCCTCCCTCGACGCCACGATCGGCCCGTTCTTCGCAGTCGCCGACTTCCGCTACCTCAGTAAGGTGGAGAGCGTGGATCGCATCACCAATATTCCGGACATGGACAAGCAGGTGCCCACGTACGTCTTGGACCTGCGTGCCGGCTGGAAGTCCAGACGCCTCTCCCTGGAAGCCGCCCTCGAGAACGCACTCCAGTATTACTACGTCGTGTCGCCGGGGAATCTGGGTCCCCTGCGAAATTTTTCCTTACAGCTACAGTGGCTGCTCTGA